Proteins encoded in a region of the Novibacillus thermophilus genome:
- a CDS encoding carbohydrate ABC transporter permease, whose translation MSKVYARGEHGPVGKLGIYTLLVVFLLLFSFPVFWMVSTSLKSMTEIHQIPQSWIPSDFLWQNYVEVFKMAPFGTYLWNTIWYTGITVIGTALTSSLVAYAFARLRARGSQFLFGVVLSTMMLPQQVVMIPQYLLFNKLGWTDSYLPLVVPSFGASAFSIFLLRQFYLGIPRDMDEAVKIDGGGYFTIYCKIILPLSVPALATVGILEYMFRWNDLMGPLIYVHSTDKYPLALGLANLTAEQGATPWNVLMAASVMAVSIPLLLFFLAQKYFIKGIAITASKG comes from the coding sequence ATGAGTAAAGTATACGCGCGAGGAGAGCACGGACCTGTTGGGAAACTGGGCATATACACGCTCTTGGTTGTCTTCTTGCTGTTGTTCTCATTTCCGGTCTTTTGGATGGTATCCACGTCTTTAAAGTCTATGACTGAAATACACCAAATACCGCAGTCTTGGATTCCGTCTGACTTTTTGTGGCAGAACTACGTTGAAGTGTTTAAGATGGCTCCTTTCGGCACTTATTTGTGGAATACGATTTGGTACACGGGCATTACGGTCATTGGCACCGCCTTAACTTCTTCTTTAGTGGCGTATGCGTTTGCAAGGCTGAGGGCGAGGGGGAGCCAGTTTTTGTTTGGCGTGGTGTTAAGCACGATGATGTTACCGCAGCAAGTCGTCATGATTCCCCAATACCTTTTGTTTAATAAGTTAGGCTGGACTGATTCTTATTTACCCCTTGTCGTTCCGTCTTTTGGCGCCAGTGCTTTTTCAATTTTTCTGCTAAGGCAATTTTATTTAGGAATTCCCCGGGACATGGATGAAGCGGTCAAGATTGATGGAGGTGGCTATTTCACCATTTATTGCAAGATTATACTTCCTTTGTCGGTTCCGGCGCTGGCCACTGTTGGGATTTTAGAATATATGTTCCGCTGGAATGATTTGATGGGACCCCTCATTTATGTGCACAGCACTGACAAATATCCGTTAGCTTTAGGGTTAGCCAATCTAACGGCCGAACAGGGCGCAACCCCTTGGAACGTATTAATGGCCGCTTCCGTTATGGCTGTGTCGATTCCATTGCTCCTATTTTTCTTGGCTCAAAAATACTTTATAAAAGGAATCGCTATAACTGCATCAAAAGGATAA
- a CDS encoding GNAT family N-acetyltransferase codes for MVSYRFYRAGDETKVVQLWNECLLQDPITQKRFRNLVLLDPNFDPEGLRLAFAENELVGCAYAVRRRVPLHGTDLEPDSGWIPFFFVRRDCSRRGIGSRLLSDACQFLHRTGRKDVFFASYAPNYILPGIDKSAYPEGFQFLQKQGFKVQYTPVAMDRSLVGYEIPEDVLALKRRREQEGYTFETARDSDLYNVIQFANTVFHPDWGRAVREGVLQGLPLERIIVARQKGTIVGFCLYGGYEGVPERFGPFGVDPEQRGKGLGKILLYDCLHRMRSEGLHGAWFLWTGKRTSAGYLYKRAGFEVTRQFHVMKKCL; via the coding sequence ATGGTGTCGTATCGTTTTTACAGGGCCGGTGACGAAACAAAAGTGGTTCAATTGTGGAACGAATGCTTACTTCAGGACCCGATCACTCAAAAGCGCTTTCGGAACCTCGTACTGTTGGACCCTAATTTTGATCCTGAAGGGCTGCGGTTAGCGTTTGCGGAAAACGAACTGGTCGGATGCGCGTATGCCGTTAGGCGGCGCGTCCCGTTGCACGGAACTGACCTTGAGCCGGACAGTGGGTGGATTCCGTTTTTCTTTGTGCGTCGCGACTGTTCCCGGCGGGGGATCGGTTCGCGGCTGTTGAGCGATGCGTGTCAGTTTTTGCACCGCACCGGACGGAAAGACGTGTTTTTTGCTTCTTACGCCCCGAACTACATTTTACCCGGTATTGATAAAAGCGCTTACCCCGAAGGGTTTCAGTTTTTGCAGAAGCAAGGGTTTAAGGTTCAATACACTCCCGTTGCCATGGACCGTTCACTCGTCGGCTACGAGATTCCGGAAGATGTGCTGGCGTTGAAAAGGCGGCGGGAGCAGGAAGGGTATACATTTGAGACAGCCCGGGACAGCGATTTGTACAACGTGATCCAGTTTGCGAACACGGTGTTTCACCCGGATTGGGGAAGGGCAGTCCGCGAAGGCGTGTTGCAGGGGTTGCCGTTGGAGCGCATCATTGTGGCCCGTCAAAAGGGAACAATCGTTGGGTTTTGTCTCTACGGGGGGTACGAAGGGGTTCCTGAGCGGTTTGGCCCGTTTGGGGTAGATCCGGAACAACGAGGGAAGGGTCTCGGCAAAATACTGCTGTACGACTGCTTGCACAGGATGCGTTCAGAAGGGTTGCACGGGGCCTGGTTTTTGTGGACCGGGAAAAGGACTTCTGCCGGGTATTTGTACAAGCGAGCGGGCTTTGAAGTGACACGACAGTTCCACGTGATGAAAAAGTGCCTTTAG